The proteins below are encoded in one region of Fundidesulfovibrio soli:
- a CDS encoding PEP/pyruvate-binding domain-containing protein: MFTRLKALFSDIFGQETHQRLGDEEILAEFKKRYHNFRLLLTANKKTLAIMSEMEQALRGQFVFGMSFVRSQATAASVNVFRIVKHLSEIAPGKYDALFERLKDIQAQITAILARQPQTVATELLLPLEKVGREMSDQVGSKMANLGDIMTRLGLPVPAGFAITSLAYTRFMEDSGLRDEINRLIQAVGADDHSTLLPLCSQIQQMIVSAELPADVAEAILVGYSELEAKTYPGVRVSLRSSALGEDALGQSFAGQFRSVLNVAPEEMLITYKEIVASKYSPQAVTYRLAKGIPDQDVAMCVGCMAMVHARSGGVAYSRNPLAIRDDEVFIHSAWGLAKTVVDGAVSSDLFVAKRGDPPRLVTSQISHKDRIFFCDPRAGVCRQEEGGALAEEPSLTDEEALRLASIAIRLDETYGEPLDIEWAMDEAREIFLLQCRPLRQMEASGVARPEGQFGKPLLAGGVTGSPGVAAGPIHRVSRDLDMLTFPPGGVLLSAEAAPRWATLLGKASAVITERGSSAGHLANVAREFGVPALMGLEGAVAALSGKGEVTVDADGLAIYAGRVEGLLALARPAEVDAAAHSPMHAILRDVLDVIAPLNLLDPSAPEFAPEHCRTLHDITRFCHEKSVTEMFRFGQDFHFSKRASKQLKYRVPMKWFFVNLDDGFTHDIKGKYVTMEEIACEPVHSLWDGFIAIPWQGPPPVDGKGLLHIVAHSTVNTNVAQVGDEYAQGNYFMISKHYMCLSSRFGYHFCTVEALVDDRENENYVSFQFKGGAAETQRRTRRARFIGDLLEEYNFRVELQGDEMRAIYAKGPKDLMLDRLRLIGYLLMHTRQMDMVMTNETLVAQYRRKFTEDIDGLLREAGEKHMREVMREEA, from the coding sequence GTGTTCACTCGCCTGAAGGCCCTTTTCTCCGATATCTTCGGCCAGGAGACGCACCAGCGCCTCGGGGACGAAGAGATTCTGGCCGAGTTCAAGAAGCGCTACCATAATTTCCGCCTGCTGCTCACGGCGAACAAGAAGACCCTGGCCATCATGTCCGAGATGGAGCAGGCCCTGCGCGGCCAGTTCGTGTTCGGCATGTCCTTCGTGCGCTCCCAGGCCACGGCGGCCTCGGTGAACGTGTTCCGCATCGTCAAGCACCTCTCCGAGATCGCCCCGGGCAAGTACGACGCCCTGTTCGAGCGCCTGAAGGACATCCAGGCCCAGATCACCGCCATCCTCGCCCGCCAGCCCCAGACCGTGGCCACCGAGCTGCTGCTGCCGCTGGAGAAGGTGGGCCGCGAAATGTCGGACCAGGTGGGCTCCAAGATGGCCAACCTGGGCGACATCATGACCCGCCTGGGCCTGCCCGTGCCCGCCGGGTTCGCCATCACCTCGCTGGCCTACACCCGCTTCATGGAGGACTCGGGCCTCCGGGACGAGATCAACCGCCTGATCCAGGCCGTGGGCGCCGACGACCACAGCACGCTCCTGCCCCTGTGCTCCCAGATCCAGCAGATGATCGTCTCCGCCGAGCTGCCAGCGGACGTGGCCGAGGCCATCCTCGTTGGCTACAGCGAGCTGGAGGCCAAGACCTACCCCGGGGTGCGCGTGTCCCTGCGTTCCAGCGCCTTGGGCGAGGACGCCCTGGGCCAGTCCTTCGCGGGGCAGTTCCGCAGCGTGCTCAACGTGGCCCCTGAAGAGATGCTCATCACCTACAAGGAGATCGTGGCCAGCAAGTACAGCCCCCAGGCCGTGACCTACCGCCTGGCCAAGGGCATCCCGGACCAGGACGTGGCCATGTGCGTGGGCTGCATGGCCATGGTCCACGCGCGCAGCGGAGGCGTGGCCTACTCCCGCAACCCCCTGGCCATCCGCGACGACGAGGTCTTCATCCACTCGGCCTGGGGCCTGGCCAAGACCGTGGTGGACGGGGCCGTCTCCTCCGACCTGTTCGTGGCCAAGCGCGGCGACCCGCCCAGGCTGGTCACCAGCCAGATCTCCCACAAGGACCGCATCTTCTTCTGCGACCCGCGCGCCGGCGTCTGCCGCCAGGAGGAAGGCGGCGCCCTGGCCGAGGAGCCCAGCCTCACCGACGAGGAGGCCCTGCGCCTGGCCAGCATCGCCATCCGCCTGGACGAGACCTACGGCGAGCCCCTGGACATCGAGTGGGCCATGGATGAGGCCCGCGAGATTTTCCTGCTGCAGTGCAGGCCGCTGCGCCAGATGGAAGCCAGCGGCGTGGCGCGGCCCGAGGGCCAGTTCGGCAAGCCGCTGCTCGCTGGGGGCGTCACCGGCAGCCCGGGCGTGGCCGCCGGGCCCATCCACCGCGTCAGCCGCGACCTGGACATGCTCACCTTCCCGCCCGGGGGGGTGCTGCTCTCCGCCGAGGCGGCCCCGCGCTGGGCCACGCTCCTGGGCAAGGCCTCGGCCGTGATCACCGAGCGCGGCAGCTCCGCCGGGCATCTGGCCAACGTGGCCCGCGAGTTCGGCGTGCCCGCGCTGATGGGCCTGGAAGGGGCCGTGGCCGCACTCTCGGGCAAGGGGGAGGTCACCGTGGACGCCGACGGCCTGGCCATCTACGCCGGGCGGGTGGAAGGGCTCCTGGCCCTGGCCCGGCCAGCCGAAGTGGACGCCGCTGCGCACTCCCCCATGCACGCCATCCTGCGCGACGTGCTGGACGTGATCGCCCCGCTCAACCTGCTGGACCCCAGCGCCCCGGAATTCGCCCCGGAACACTGCCGCACCCTGCACGACATCACCCGCTTCTGCCACGAGAAGTCCGTCACGGAGATGTTCCGCTTCGGGCAGGACTTCCACTTCTCAAAGCGGGCCTCCAAGCAGCTCAAGTACCGCGTGCCCATGAAGTGGTTCTTCGTGAACCTGGACGACGGCTTCACCCACGACATCAAGGGCAAGTACGTCACCATGGAGGAGATCGCCTGCGAGCCCGTGCACTCCCTGTGGGACGGCTTCATCGCCATCCCCTGGCAGGGGCCGCCCCCGGTGGACGGCAAGGGCCTGCTGCACATCGTGGCGCACTCCACCGTGAACACCAACGTGGCCCAGGTGGGCGACGAGTACGCCCAGGGCAACTACTTCATGATCTCGAAGCACTACATGTGTCTGAGCTCGCGCTTCGGCTACCACTTCTGCACCGTGGAGGCCCTGGTGGACGACCGCGAGAACGAGAACTACGTGAGCTTCCAGTTCAAGGGCGGCGCGGCCGAGACCCAGCGCCGCACCCGGCGGGCGCGCTTCATCGGCGACCTGCTGGAGGAGTACAACTTCCGGGTGGAGCTGCAGGGCGACGAGATGCGGGCCATCTACGCCAAGGGGCCAAAAGATTTGATGCTCGATCGGCTGCGCCTGATCGGCTACCTGCTGATGCACACCCGCCAGATGGACATGGTGATGACCAACGAGACCCTGGTGGCCCAGTACCGGCGCAAGTTCACGGAAGATATCGACGGCCTGCTGCGCGAGGCCGGAGAGAAGCACATGCGGGAGGTGATGCGGGAGGAGGCGTAA
- a CDS encoding response regulator, whose translation MRTCRLLLVDDEAEFIETLGKRLARRGLTVHLANSGQQALDIIGGNELDVVVLDVKMPGMDGIEALQKIKALKPDLEVLMLTAHANVEVAMRGMELGAFDYLMKPVELDELLYKIQDANKKKCLTG comes from the coding sequence GTGAGAACATGCCGCCTGTTGCTTGTGGATGACGAAGCCGAATTCATCGAGACACTGGGCAAGCGCCTGGCCCGGCGCGGCCTGACCGTACACCTGGCCAACTCGGGGCAGCAGGCCCTGGACATCATCGGGGGCAACGAGCTCGACGTGGTGGTCCTGGACGTGAAGATGCCCGGCATGGACGGCATCGAGGCCCTGCAGAAGATCAAGGCCCTCAAGCCGGACCTCGAGGTGCTCATGCTCACGGCCCACGCCAACGTGGAAGTGGCCATGCGCGGCATGGAGCTGGGGGCCTTCGACTACCTGATGAAGCCTGTGGAGCTCGACGAGCTGCTCTACAAGATCCAGGACGCCAACAAGAAAAAGTGCCTCACCGGTTGA
- a CDS encoding NAD(P)/FAD-dependent oxidoreductase, whose amino-acid sequence MGKNLLLVGGGHAHLTVLANLRVYQEAGHHVTLVTPADYHYYSGMGPGMLSGFYRPAECRFNVRAMAERGGGTFIRSRMTSIDPREGVVHLENGMALGYDVCSFNTGSLPPAKMAGIGGHPGVFPVKPIENLLRAKLRLEEVLATGRSPKVLVIGGGPAGVELAGNACELIRCGCSATSEADPDVAVVPGRGLLPRFPEKVRSLAYRSLARRGIKIFDGHTASRLGDGVAYLSGDLHVPWDVAFLAYGVSPQPDLSRFGVATGPKGGILVDEYLRSVSHPNILGGGDCISFAPGELEKVGVYPVRQNPVLHHNLLASLNGDKLEPFTNTGGGYLLILNCGGGRGILHKGFLTYEGQTAFWLKDRIDRAFMKRFQVSGELEEE is encoded by the coding sequence ATGGGCAAAAATCTCCTCCTCGTGGGCGGCGGGCACGCCCACCTGACCGTGCTGGCCAACCTGCGCGTCTACCAGGAGGCCGGGCACCACGTCACGCTGGTGACGCCCGCCGACTACCACTACTATTCCGGCATGGGCCCGGGGATGCTCTCCGGCTTCTACAGGCCCGCCGAGTGCCGCTTCAACGTGCGGGCAATGGCCGAGCGCGGCGGGGGCACCTTCATCCGCAGCAGGATGACCTCCATCGACCCGCGGGAGGGCGTGGTTCACCTGGAGAACGGCATGGCCTTGGGCTACGACGTCTGCTCCTTCAACACCGGCTCCCTGCCGCCGGCCAAGATGGCGGGCATCGGCGGGCACCCCGGCGTGTTCCCGGTGAAGCCCATCGAGAACCTGCTGCGCGCCAAGCTCAGGCTTGAAGAGGTGCTGGCCACGGGGCGCTCCCCCAAGGTGCTGGTCATCGGCGGCGGCCCGGCCGGGGTGGAGCTGGCGGGCAACGCCTGCGAACTCATCCGCTGCGGCTGCTCAGCGACCTCCGAAGCCGACCCGGACGTGGCGGTTGTACCCGGGCGGGGCCTGCTGCCCCGCTTCCCCGAGAAGGTGCGCAGCCTGGCCTATCGCTCCCTGGCGCGCCGGGGCATCAAGATCTTCGACGGGCACACCGCTTCGCGCCTGGGCGACGGCGTGGCCTACCTCAGCGGAGACCTGCACGTGCCCTGGGACGTGGCCTTCCTGGCCTACGGCGTCTCCCCGCAGCCGGACCTCTCACGCTTCGGCGTGGCCACCGGCCCCAAGGGCGGCATCCTGGTGGACGAATACCTGCGCAGCGTGAGCCACCCCAACATCCTGGGCGGGGGCGACTGCATCAGCTTCGCGCCCGGCGAGCTGGAGAAGGTGGGGGTCTACCCGGTGCGCCAGAACCCGGTGCTGCACCACAACCTGCTGGCCTCCCTGAATGGGGACAAGCTGGAGCCGTTCACCAACACGGGGGGCGGATACCTGCTGATACTCAACTGCGGCGGCGGCCGGGGCATCCTGCACAAGGGCTTCCTGACCTACGAAGGCCAGACGGCCTTCTGGCTCAAGGACAGGATCGACCGCGCCTTCATGAAGCGGTTTCAGGTCAGCGGGGAGTTGGAGGAGGAGTAA
- a CDS encoding response regulator, protein MRVLIVDDDFYSRSFLEYILHPYAACDVAENGEEAVMAFQRALKEKKPYELVCMDLRMPEIDGATAMREIRDMERDFGVDDARRARIIITSVLEDAEDTHNAMFLGDATAFLQKPIEEKALLAELRRLGLISE, encoded by the coding sequence ATGCGCGTACTCATCGTCGATGATGATTTCTACAGCAGGAGCTTCCTGGAGTACATTCTCCACCCCTACGCCGCCTGCGACGTGGCCGAGAACGGGGAGGAAGCCGTGATGGCCTTCCAGCGGGCCCTCAAGGAGAAAAAACCCTACGAACTCGTCTGCATGGACCTGCGCATGCCCGAGATCGACGGGGCCACGGCCATGCGCGAGATCCGCGACATGGAGCGCGACTTCGGCGTCGATGATGCCCGCAGGGCGCGCATCATCATCACCTCCGTCCTCGAGGACGCCGAGGATACGCACAACGCCATGTTCCTGGGCGACGCCACCGCCTTCCTGCAAAAACCCATCGAGGAGAAAGCCCTCCTGGCGGAACTGCGCCGCCTGGGCCTCATCAGCGAGTGA
- a CDS encoding EAL domain-containing protein has protein sequence MEDAHRFLIVDGDGAAAQSILDELNGCGLRVESFLAESVASLDRAIEHFEADVAVCSGDLPGMDMLESVLRLAKQCPYTLLVAVLDDQRKSLSVQLERLASPAGVLVTDRHRLAAAFRRRLGSVPPRCSPSQGRELLRKDRSWFEQLSANSPRGIAVTDNSGAVLEVNRGFQRLFGHTQAEMQGRSLVEVVVPPEYRGQSRDMLRKAHLLGVAHCESERMRSDGSRLQMQVLAFPIEAGGCSAGMFWVYNDITDRKHAEDALVLAERRYRGIFENAVMGIFRATPSLRMIMANQAMADIFGFDSPQELLRDRGPYSGVLADCDGSAQLVEMLARWGHAPGFVMRSHRRDGKLIWVAVSARLVAGQDGSEMLVEGTVENVTARKSAEERLRQAEEKYRAIFENAQEGIFQRSTDGRFVAANPALAKIFGYPSPQELMNSLHEGALYVMKGRGGEFQDALAEDGRVQGFESRAFTRDGQVIWISEQARAVRDEFGRVRLYEGTVVDITKRKQAEEKLRRAESKYRSIFENSVEGIYQAAPNGMLLACNPALARILGYDSPEELLAVQPHLEDSFFVNPAQRVEFVRRLGSEGHVTSFERQVRRKDGVEVWLSESTWSVLGDNGAVACYEGLVQDVTARKAAESQLRHQAFHDALTGLPNRVLFMDRLEWAIHRTRRKYSYRFAVFFLDLDRFKVINDSLGHQAGDQLLVEVACRIKAALRPLDTVARFGGDEFAILVDDISGTLDATHILSRLQYELSKPIYVQGRKVFTSASIGVVLKTWTYDKPEYVVRDADIAMYRAKALGKARYEIFDSTMHQAATSLLQLETDLRAAVERGELRLHYQPIVGIPDGDVQGFEALVRWQHPTRGLIPPADFIPVAEETGLIVSVGSWVLRTACEQLAKWQNLKRMQPPLSMSVNISAKQFLNLELVGEIRSVLEDTGIPPESLRLEITESRAMENAEFTVRMLTLLKGLGVKISIDDFGTGYSSLAYLHRFPLDSLKIDRSFVGKMGDGSENLEIVGAIVHLAHNLGLEVVAEGVEQHGQLDDLHGLSCQYGQGFLFSKPLPSEEAEKLLRTRLLP, from the coding sequence GTGGAGGACGCACATCGCTTTCTGATTGTCGACGGCGACGGCGCGGCGGCTCAGTCCATATTGGACGAGCTGAACGGTTGCGGGCTGCGCGTCGAGTCCTTCCTGGCCGAGAGCGTCGCATCCCTGGACCGTGCGATCGAGCATTTCGAGGCGGACGTGGCCGTCTGCAGCGGGGATCTCCCCGGGATGGACATGCTCGAGAGCGTGCTGCGCCTGGCCAAGCAATGCCCCTACACTTTGTTGGTGGCTGTTCTGGACGACCAGCGCAAATCCCTGAGCGTTCAACTGGAGAGACTGGCCTCCCCAGCGGGAGTGCTGGTCACCGACCGGCACCGGCTGGCCGCCGCGTTTCGTCGCCGCCTGGGGAGCGTGCCCCCCCGCTGTTCCCCGTCGCAAGGGCGGGAGCTTCTGCGTAAGGACCGCAGCTGGTTCGAGCAGCTTTCGGCCAATTCGCCCAGGGGCATCGCCGTGACGGACAACTCCGGCGCGGTGCTGGAGGTCAACCGGGGCTTCCAGAGGCTGTTCGGCCATACGCAGGCCGAGATGCAAGGGCGGTCGCTCGTCGAGGTCGTTGTACCCCCCGAGTACAGGGGGCAGTCGCGCGACATGCTGCGCAAGGCCCATCTGCTGGGCGTGGCCCATTGCGAGTCGGAGCGGATGCGCAGCGACGGCTCCCGGCTGCAGATGCAGGTGCTGGCCTTCCCCATCGAAGCCGGCGGCTGCAGCGCCGGGATGTTCTGGGTTTACAACGACATCACGGACCGCAAACATGCCGAAGACGCGCTGGTGCTCGCCGAGCGGCGCTACCGGGGCATTTTCGAGAACGCGGTCATGGGAATTTTCAGGGCCACCCCGAGCTTGCGGATGATCATGGCCAACCAGGCCATGGCGGATATCTTCGGGTTCGACTCGCCGCAGGAGCTTCTGCGCGACCGGGGACCCTACTCCGGAGTGCTGGCCGACTGCGATGGCAGTGCGCAGCTCGTTGAGATGCTGGCCCGGTGGGGTCATGCGCCGGGGTTCGTCATGCGTTCCCACCGGCGAGACGGCAAACTGATCTGGGTGGCTGTGAGCGCTCGCCTGGTGGCTGGCCAGGACGGGAGCGAAATGCTGGTGGAGGGTACGGTGGAGAATGTTACAGCCCGGAAATCGGCCGAGGAGCGTTTGCGCCAGGCCGAGGAGAAGTACCGGGCCATTTTCGAAAACGCGCAGGAGGGCATTTTCCAGCGCAGTACGGATGGGCGCTTCGTCGCGGCCAATCCGGCCCTGGCCAAGATATTCGGATACCCATCGCCGCAGGAGCTCATGAACAGCCTCCACGAAGGCGCGCTCTACGTTATGAAGGGCAGGGGAGGGGAATTCCAGGACGCCTTGGCCGAGGACGGCCGGGTGCAGGGGTTCGAATCCAGGGCCTTCACCCGCGACGGGCAAGTCATCTGGATCAGCGAACAGGCTCGGGCCGTGCGCGACGAGTTCGGCAGGGTGCGGCTTTATGAAGGCACAGTGGTGGACATCACCAAGCGCAAGCAGGCCGAGGAGAAGCTGCGCCGGGCCGAGTCCAAGTACCGCTCCATCTTCGAGAATTCGGTCGAGGGCATCTACCAGGCGGCGCCGAACGGCATGCTGCTGGCGTGCAACCCGGCACTGGCGCGCATTCTGGGCTACGACAGCCCGGAGGAGCTGCTCGCGGTCCAGCCCCACCTTGAGGACAGCTTCTTCGTCAATCCGGCCCAGCGCGTTGAGTTCGTGCGCCGCCTCGGTTCCGAGGGGCATGTGACGAGCTTCGAGAGGCAGGTCCGCCGCAAGGACGGGGTGGAGGTCTGGCTCTCGGAGAGCACCTGGAGCGTGCTTGGCGATAACGGGGCCGTGGCCTGTTACGAGGGCCTCGTCCAGGACGTCACCGCGCGCAAGGCAGCCGAGTCCCAATTGCGCCACCAGGCCTTCCATGACGCCCTGACCGGGCTGCCCAACCGGGTGCTTTTCATGGACCGCCTGGAATGGGCCATCCACCGCACGCGCCGCAAGTACAGCTATCGCTTCGCCGTGTTCTTCCTGGACCTGGACCGCTTCAAGGTCATCAACGACAGCCTGGGCCATCAGGCCGGCGACCAGCTCCTTGTGGAGGTGGCCTGCAGGATCAAGGCTGCGCTCAGACCCCTGGACACGGTGGCCCGCTTCGGCGGCGACGAGTTCGCCATCCTGGTGGACGACATCTCCGGCACCCTGGACGCCACGCACATCCTCTCCCGGCTGCAGTACGAGCTCTCCAAGCCCATCTACGTGCAGGGGCGCAAGGTGTTCACCTCCGCCAGCATCGGCGTGGTGCTCAAAACCTGGACCTACGACAAGCCCGAATACGTCGTGCGCGACGCGGACATCGCCATGTACCGGGCCAAGGCCCTGGGCAAGGCCCGCTACGAGATATTCGACTCCACCATGCACCAGGCCGCCACCTCCCTGCTCCAACTGGAGACGGACCTGCGCGCCGCCGTGGAGCGGGGGGAGCTTCGCCTGCACTACCAGCCCATCGTGGGCATCCCCGACGGCGACGTGCAGGGCTTCGAGGCCCTGGTGCGCTGGCAGCACCCCACCAGGGGGCTGATCCCCCCCGCGGACTTCATCCCCGTGGCCGAGGAGACGGGGCTCATCGTGTCCGTCGGCAGCTGGGTGCTGCGCACTGCCTGCGAGCAGCTGGCCAAGTGGCAGAACCTCAAGCGCATGCAGCCGCCACTCTCCATGAGCGTGAACATCTCCGCAAAGCAGTTCCTGAACCTGGAGCTCGTGGGCGAGATCCGCAGCGTCCTGGAGGATACGGGCATCCCCCCCGAGTCCTTGCGGCTCGAAATCACCGAGAGCAGGGCCATGGAGAACGCCGAGTTCACCGTGCGCATGCTCACCCTGCTCAAGGGCTTGGGCGTCAAGATCAGCATCGACGATTTCGGCACGGGGTATTCCTCTCTGGCCTACCTGCACCGCTTCCCCCTGGACAGCCTCAAGATCGACCGCAGCTTCGTGGGCAAGATGGGCGACGGGAGCGAAAACCTGGAGATCGTGGGGGCCATCGTGCATCTGGCCCACAACCTTGGGCTGGAGGTGGTTGCCGAAGGCGTGGAGCAGCACGGCCAGCTTGACGACCTGCACGGCCTGAGCTGCCAGTACGGCCAGGGCTTCCTGTTCTCCAAGCCGCTCCCAAGCGAGGAGGCGGAGAAACTGTTGCGGACGCGCCTGCTGCCTTGA
- a CDS encoding ATP-binding cassette domain-containing protein has translation MSLEIIIENVRVSRGANTLLDGAGLHLPPGGRVALVGGNGAGKSTLLRVARGEIWPDQLPGGGYAGQRLYVVDGRTTPSPIEARPRIGAAGADLRDLYRRRGWNVSGWLIVVSGLTDSPLASGAVGEPERRAALASLERLGIGELAYRPFLELSQGQAMAVLLARAVVRGPEWLFLDEAADGLDAPSRRVLHGVLEALADSGVGLAAATHHPGSLPDLGFEAVSMSRGRTTKRGPLKAVAKALAPAIRREERRDAAKPATEGEPLLALHGATVTLGGVDVLGPLDWRLRRGEHWVVVGRNGAGKSSLVKLLSGDLHPSAGRVDRFGLPEPVSLWDLRARLGVVAWDAQAEHPRDTTVREVLVSGFFGSFGLYNAPDAAMLARAAGWLERLGLNELADRPISSLSQGQARKAMIGRALAFDPQVLLLDEPLGGLDPQARAEVLALLDDLAAQGRQLVMVTHNPLEIPACVTHALVLEGGRAVAAGPAGEALAAYES, from the coding sequence ATGAGCCTTGAGATCATCATCGAAAACGTGCGCGTCAGCCGGGGCGCGAATACGCTTCTGGACGGGGCCGGCCTGCACTTGCCCCCGGGCGGGCGCGTGGCCCTGGTGGGCGGCAACGGCGCTGGCAAGTCCACCCTGTTGCGCGTGGCTCGCGGGGAGATCTGGCCCGACCAGCTCCCGGGCGGAGGCTACGCCGGGCAGCGCCTCTATGTTGTGGACGGCAGGACCACCCCCAGCCCCATCGAGGCCCGGCCGCGCATCGGCGCCGCCGGGGCCGACCTGCGCGACCTCTACCGCAGGCGCGGCTGGAACGTGTCCGGCTGGCTGATCGTGGTCTCCGGCCTGACCGACTCCCCCCTGGCCTCCGGGGCCGTGGGCGAGCCCGAGCGCCGGGCCGCCCTGGCGTCGCTGGAGCGGCTGGGCATCGGGGAGCTGGCCTACAGGCCCTTCCTGGAGCTTTCCCAGGGCCAGGCCATGGCCGTACTTTTGGCCCGGGCCGTGGTGCGCGGGCCGGAGTGGCTCTTCCTGGACGAGGCCGCCGACGGCCTGGACGCGCCCTCGCGCCGGGTTCTGCACGGCGTGCTGGAAGCCCTGGCGGATTCCGGCGTGGGCCTGGCCGCCGCCACGCACCACCCCGGGAGCCTGCCGGACCTGGGCTTCGAAGCCGTCTCCATGAGCAGGGGGCGCACGACGAAGCGCGGCCCGCTCAAGGCCGTGGCCAAGGCGCTGGCTCCGGCCATCCGCCGCGAGGAGCGCAGGGATGCGGCCAAGCCCGCAACCGAGGGCGAACCGCTGCTGGCCCTGCACGGCGCGACCGTGACCCTGGGCGGCGTGGACGTGCTCGGCCCGCTCGATTGGCGGCTGCGCCGGGGCGAGCACTGGGTGGTGGTGGGCCGCAACGGGGCGGGCAAGTCCAGCCTGGTGAAGCTGCTCTCGGGCGACCTGCACCCCTCGGCGGGCAGGGTGGACCGCTTCGGCCTGCCCGAGCCTGTGAGCCTGTGGGACCTGCGGGCCCGCCTGGGCGTGGTGGCCTGGGACGCCCAGGCCGAGCACCCCCGCGACACCACCGTGCGCGAGGTGCTGGTCTCCGGCTTCTTCGGCAGCTTCGGGCTCTACAACGCCCCGGATGCGGCCATGCTGGCCCGCGCCGCGGGCTGGCTGGAGCGGCTCGGGCTCAACGAACTGGCGGACAGGCCCATATCCTCCCTGTCGCAGGGGCAGGCGCGCAAGGCCATGATCGGCCGCGCCCTGGCCTTCGATCCGCAGGTGCTCCTGCTGGACGAGCCACTCGGCGGGCTGGACCCGCAGGCCCGGGCCGAGGTGCTGGCCCTGCTGGACGACCTGGCGGCGCAGGGCAGGCAGCTGGTGATGGTCACGCACAATCCGCTGGAGATTCCGGCCTGCGTCACCCACGCGCTGGTGCTGGAAGGAGGGCGGGCCGTGGCCGCCGGCCCGGCTGGCGAAGCTCTGGCCGCCTACGAATCCTGA
- the cysQ gene encoding 3'(2'),5'-bisphosphate nucleotidase CysQ produces MSNFDWDAICAVARLAGQAILEVYGTEFAVEIKEDKSPLTQADRASNEVIARSLSALHPDVPILSEESSQAEYAQRKGWKRFWLVDPMDGTKEFIKRNGEFTVNIALVEGRSPVFGVIYVPVKDVLYYGGPGMGSFKMTGGKREPLRVSGPIPEGGEVVVVASRSHPDERLAGYLERYPNRREVSAGSALKFGLVAEGSANLYPRFNPTWEWDTAAGHAIVLGAGGSFQAMGGGEFLYNKEDLRNGGFEVAGWK; encoded by the coding sequence ATGTCCAACTTCGATTGGGATGCGATCTGCGCAGTGGCCCGGCTGGCGGGCCAGGCCATCCTGGAGGTCTACGGCACCGAGTTCGCGGTGGAGATCAAGGAGGACAAGTCCCCTCTGACCCAGGCGGACCGCGCCTCCAACGAGGTCATCGCCCGCTCGCTCTCAGCCCTGCACCCGGACGTGCCCATCCTCTCGGAGGAGTCCTCCCAGGCGGAATACGCGCAGCGCAAGGGCTGGAAGCGTTTCTGGCTGGTGGACCCCATGGACGGCACCAAGGAGTTCATCAAGCGCAATGGCGAGTTCACGGTGAACATCGCCCTGGTGGAGGGGCGCAGCCCGGTGTTCGGGGTGATCTACGTGCCGGTAAAGGACGTGCTCTACTACGGCGGGCCCGGCATGGGCTCGTTCAAGATGACCGGAGGGAAGCGCGAACCCCTGCGCGTCTCCGGCCCGATCCCCGAAGGAGGGGAGGTTGTGGTGGTCGCCAGCCGTTCCCACCCGGACGAGCGTCTGGCTGGGTACCTGGAGCGCTACCCCAACCGGCGCGAGGTCAGCGCCGGGTCCGCGCTGAAGTTCGGGCTGGTGGCCGAGGGCAGCGCCAACCTGTACCCGCGCTTCAACCCCACCTGGGAGTGGGACACCGCCGCCGGTCACGCCATCGTGCTGGGCGCGGGCGGCAGCTTCCAGGCCATGGGGGGAGGGGAGTTCCTCTATAACAAGGAAGACCTGCGCAACGGCGGGTTCGAGGTTGCGGGCTGGAAATAG